The Aeromicrobium sp. Sec7.5 genome window below encodes:
- a CDS encoding peptidoglycan DD-metalloendopeptidase family protein: MKSAGWVGIAIVAVLVMPLVAVALIAGGAIAPAAIASTSCGGPVAVTAGSWRPPMAGPYKVTSPFGSRIHPTQGVRKNHDGLDLVATGSKSIVAAAGGTVVEAGWRGGYGNQVLIDHGGGIQTRYGHLAHTPSVTVGQSVQAGTPVGVEGATGDVSGAHLHFEVRQNGQAIDPKPWMAAQGVVLDGRQPVETVAAPPPAVEDASAGIGFPLPAPGTPVKHSSHTPAAPIPENMRQLYVAAADKYVMPWTVLAAVGMIETRHGALRSVSSAGAQGPMQFMPATFAKYGVDGDGDGRADITNTADSIYSAANYLTASDVSKGEQGVRDAIFAYNHADWYVNDVLTYAHAYGGGTVMGAVENCGDGSGNGNPNLSPLAGPRAAIVLTWANAQAGKPYIFGGTGPAGFDCSGLVQMAFKQIGINMPRTAGTQRDWLAQGNGFRVEPGQEQPGDLIFWDSYLGPNQVGHVVIVNDPATQTTIDARSTKTGIGNFPYSSSGKNIYEIWRVGNVDPPAQ, from the coding sequence ATGAAGTCCGCGGGGTGGGTCGGCATAGCCATCGTGGCCGTGCTCGTGATGCCGCTGGTCGCCGTGGCGCTGATCGCCGGTGGCGCGATCGCACCAGCGGCGATCGCGTCGACGTCGTGCGGGGGACCGGTCGCGGTGACCGCCGGCAGCTGGCGGCCGCCGATGGCTGGCCCGTACAAGGTCACAAGTCCGTTCGGCAGCCGGATCCACCCGACTCAGGGCGTGCGCAAGAACCACGACGGGCTCGACTTGGTGGCCACGGGCTCCAAGTCGATCGTCGCGGCCGCCGGCGGCACGGTCGTCGAGGCCGGGTGGCGCGGCGGTTACGGCAACCAGGTCCTCATCGACCATGGGGGTGGCATCCAGACCCGCTACGGGCACCTGGCGCACACGCCGTCAGTCACGGTCGGTCAGAGCGTGCAGGCCGGCACACCGGTCGGGGTCGAGGGCGCTACCGGTGACGTCAGCGGCGCCCACTTGCACTTCGAGGTCCGACAGAACGGACAGGCGATCGACCCCAAGCCGTGGATGGCCGCTCAGGGCGTCGTCCTGGACGGGCGCCAGCCGGTCGAGACCGTCGCGGCACCTCCGCCTGCCGTCGAAGACGCCAGCGCCGGGATCGGTTTCCCTCTGCCGGCGCCGGGCACACCGGTCAAGCACTCATCACACACACCGGCAGCACCCATCCCCGAGAACATGCGCCAGCTCTACGTCGCCGCGGCTGACAAGTACGTCATGCCCTGGACGGTGCTGGCGGCGGTCGGGATGATCGAGACCCGCCACGGCGCGCTGAGGAGCGTCTCCAGCGCCGGCGCGCAGGGACCGATGCAGTTCATGCCGGCCACGTTCGCCAAGTACGGCGTCGACGGCGACGGCGACGGGCGCGCCGACATCACCAACACCGCCGACAGCATCTACTCGGCCGCGAACTACCTGACTGCCAGCGACGTCTCCAAGGGAGAGCAGGGCGTGCGGGACGCGATCTTCGCCTACAACCACGCCGACTGGTACGTCAACGACGTCCTGACCTACGCGCACGCCTACGGCGGCGGCACCGTCATGGGCGCCGTCGAGAACTGCGGCGACGGCAGCGGCAACGGCAACCCCAACCTGTCGCCGCTGGCCGGCCCCCGCGCGGCCATCGTGCTTACGTGGGCCAACGCTCAGGCCGGCAAGCCCTACATCTTCGGCGGCACCGGCCCGGCCGGGTTCGACTGCTCCGGCCTGGTCCAGATGGCGTTCAAGCAGATCGGCATCAACATGCCCCGAACCGCCGGCACGCAGCGCGACTGGCTCGCCCAGGGCAACGGATTCCGCGTGGAGCCCGGCCAGGAACAACCCGGTGACCTGATCTTCTGGGACTCCTACCTGGGCCCGAACCAGGTCGGCCACGTCGTGATCGTCAACGACCCCGCCACCCAGACCACGATCGACGCTCGCAGCACCAAGACGGGCATCGGGAACTTCCCCTACAGCTCCTCGGGCAAGAACATCTACGAAATCTGGCGCGTCGGAAACGTCGACCCGCCGGCCCAGTGA
- a CDS encoding ATP-binding protein, with protein MGTRLGGVGGRDIGRLLSDFGHELPAAAVVEEATKEPRLFRPAPRAGRFQRDRGWSASRAPVLQWQMTSEQTPALWPWISTPGLPPTGAQMGIDQLSGAAFYADPMGWVLDDRVPVTNPNIMSFGKPGRGKSATTKAFCLRMMDFGYRTLILGDPKDEYEPLCRAFGVEPFSIGPGMSTRINPLALGPLGQGWDQLDATEAKERSAVVFSRWLTLVRGLVGSQKVGAQHVPFGPSDEVVIKRALETLTGYDRASTRLKETTIAELWHLLDSPTPELVALTRYESERHFLDETRLLRDALAQLVTGALAGLFDDHTNIDIDWTAPIQSLSLSRLEPLGEEATGIALTCLNSWGRGMRELAAPGDMRVVVRDESWKQLRLGVEAVKSFDADLRLSRSDGDIQFAVAHKPSDLLSAGSAGSQAQTIAKDLLHLVDIKILHGQDQGVANELEQLLGLGQIARNLVTGWGMQGKGRALWGVGDQLYQVQTVLHPAEHQLTFTNENLAGAA; from the coding sequence ATGGGCACCAGATTGGGGGGCGTCGGGGGCCGTGACATCGGCCGGCTTCTGTCGGACTTCGGTCACGAGCTGCCGGCCGCCGCGGTGGTCGAGGAGGCGACCAAGGAGCCTCGCCTGTTCCGTCCCGCCCCTCGCGCCGGACGCTTCCAGCGCGACCGCGGCTGGTCGGCGAGCCGCGCTCCGGTCCTGCAGTGGCAGATGACCTCGGAGCAGACGCCGGCGTTGTGGCCGTGGATCTCAACACCCGGCCTGCCGCCCACCGGCGCGCAGATGGGCATTGACCAGCTCTCCGGTGCGGCGTTCTACGCCGACCCGATGGGCTGGGTGCTCGACGACCGGGTCCCGGTCACCAACCCCAACATCATGAGCTTCGGAAAGCCCGGTCGCGGCAAGTCCGCCACGACCAAGGCGTTCTGCCTGCGGATGATGGACTTCGGGTATCGCACCCTGATCCTGGGCGACCCGAAGGACGAGTACGAGCCGCTCTGCCGAGCATTCGGGGTGGAGCCGTTCAGCATCGGCCCCGGCATGTCGACGCGCATAAACCCGCTCGCTCTCGGCCCGCTCGGGCAGGGATGGGACCAGCTGGACGCCACCGAGGCGAAGGAGCGCTCTGCCGTGGTGTTCTCCAGGTGGCTGACCCTCGTGCGGGGGCTCGTCGGATCGCAGAAGGTCGGCGCCCAGCACGTGCCGTTCGGCCCCTCCGACGAAGTGGTCATCAAGCGGGCGCTGGAGACGCTCACCGGCTACGACCGAGCCAGCACCCGGCTGAAGGAAACGACGATCGCCGAGCTGTGGCACCTGCTCGACAGTCCGACCCCCGAGCTGGTCGCCTTGACCCGGTACGAGTCGGAGCGTCACTTCCTCGACGAGACTCGGCTGTTGCGCGATGCGCTGGCCCAGCTGGTCACGGGTGCGCTGGCTGGCCTGTTCGACGACCACACCAACATCGACATCGATTGGACTGCCCCGATCCAGTCGCTCAGCCTTTCTCGTCTGGAGCCGTTGGGTGAGGAAGCGACCGGGATCGCGCTGACGTGCCTCAACTCGTGGGGCCGGGGGATGCGCGAGCTCGCGGCCCCCGGTGACATGCGCGTCGTGGTGCGCGATGAGTCCTGGAAGCAGCTGCGCCTCGGCGTCGAGGCCGTCAAGAGCTTCGATGCCGACCTGCGGTTGTCGCGCAGCGACGGCGATATCCAGTTCGCCGTCGCCCACAAGCCATCCGACCTGTTGAGCGCCGGCAGCGCCGGCAGCCAGGCCCAGACCATCGCCAAGGACCTCTTGCACCTGGTCGACATCAAAATCCTCCACGGCCAGGACCAGGGCGTCGCCAACGAGCTCGAGCAGCTGCTCGGGCTCGGTCAGATCGCCCGGAACCTCGTCACGGGGTGGGGCATGCAGGGCAAGGGGCGTGCTCTCTGGGGCGTCGGCGATCAGCTGTACCAGGTGCAGACCGTGCTTCACCCGGCCGAGCACCAGCTGACGTTCACCAACGAGAACCTCGCCGGCGCAGCCTGA
- a CDS encoding SCO6880 family protein → MTATIYNDYGRARIGWFLGLSGLQVGAVIAAVFPAIIALSRGAVLEFLALAFLAALTIALIVVPVKGRSATAWLVSLASFTFGTMAGRTRFRSRAARGQATALAVPDLPGPLSGVEIHEGAPRGPQQARLAIIQNHATRTWAMTAAIVHPGIGMADPSTRHRHGLGLAELIEMSARTELIDELLVTIRTVPDDGAERIQWVSKHRRDGGPQLARRVNDELQEALSSGSVRTEAFVTFVVPEGRLAKEAKEAGGGLAGRAQSLYMLAGEVEAQLKSSVGMTEVSWLTSPALAAACRTGFAPGDRASIVNALDAAARDTRVNADVPWALAGPSGADSVVRHYSHDAWNSVSSTLKLPDKGMLMGALAPIITPTEPGERRSLVVSFPILDQARAETKARNSEFGADMADALREKGKVKQNARDREEAKKVRRLDEKLAKGSALTQPYAVATVTVPKTVRAGEAGRRLDSSIRRAGLSPLRLDLAQDVAFAASTIPLGVSLARGTN, encoded by the coding sequence ATGACCGCGACCATTTACAACGACTACGGCCGAGCACGGATCGGTTGGTTCCTCGGACTCTCCGGGCTCCAGGTCGGCGCCGTGATCGCCGCCGTGTTCCCGGCCATCATCGCCCTCTCGCGAGGGGCCGTGTTGGAGTTCCTCGCGCTGGCCTTTCTCGCCGCCCTGACGATCGCGCTGATCGTCGTGCCGGTCAAGGGCCGCTCCGCGACGGCGTGGCTGGTCTCGCTGGCGTCCTTCACGTTCGGGACGATGGCGGGACGGACCCGGTTCCGCTCGAGGGCTGCGCGCGGCCAGGCGACAGCGCTGGCGGTTCCTGACCTCCCGGGCCCGCTCAGCGGTGTCGAGATCCACGAGGGCGCCCCGCGCGGTCCGCAGCAGGCACGGTTGGCGATCATCCAGAACCACGCGACCCGCACCTGGGCGATGACAGCGGCGATCGTGCATCCCGGGATCGGCATGGCCGACCCGTCGACCCGCCACCGGCACGGACTGGGGCTGGCCGAACTGATCGAGATGAGCGCGCGAACCGAGCTCATCGACGAGCTGCTGGTCACCATCCGCACGGTCCCCGACGACGGAGCCGAGCGCATCCAGTGGGTCAGCAAGCACCGCCGTGACGGTGGTCCACAGCTGGCTCGCCGGGTCAACGACGAGCTTCAGGAGGCGCTCTCGAGCGGTTCGGTGCGCACCGAGGCGTTCGTGACGTTCGTGGTGCCGGAGGGCCGCCTGGCCAAGGAGGCCAAGGAGGCCGGCGGTGGCCTGGCTGGGCGCGCTCAGAGCCTGTACATGCTCGCCGGGGAAGTCGAGGCGCAGCTCAAGTCCTCGGTCGGAATGACCGAGGTGAGCTGGCTGACTTCGCCGGCACTGGCGGCCGCCTGCCGGACCGGGTTCGCCCCCGGTGATCGCGCGAGCATCGTCAACGCACTCGACGCGGCCGCTCGCGACACCCGGGTCAACGCCGACGTGCCGTGGGCCCTGGCCGGGCCGTCCGGTGCCGACAGCGTCGTGCGGCATTACTCGCACGACGCCTGGAACTCGGTCTCCTCGACGCTGAAGCTGCCCGACAAGGGCATGCTGATGGGCGCGCTCGCGCCGATCATCACTCCCACCGAACCGGGCGAGCGACGCAGCCTGGTGGTCTCGTTCCCGATCCTCGATCAGGCGCGCGCCGAGACCAAGGCCCGCAACAGTGAGTTTGGTGCGGACATGGCCGACGCCCTGCGGGAGAAGGGCAAGGTCAAGCAAAACGCGCGCGACCGTGAGGAAGCCAAGAAGGTGCGGCGACTCGACGAGAAGCTGGCCAAGGGCAGTGCTCTGACCCAGCCGTACGCGGTGGCCACGGTGACCGTGCCCAAGACAGTGCGCGCCGGTGAAGCCGGCCGCCGTCTGGACTCCTCGATCAGGCGCGCCGGGTTGTCGCCGCTGCGACTCGACCTGGCCCAGGACGTGGCCTTCGCGGCCTCGACGATCCCGCTCGGAGTGTCGCTGGCCAGGGGGACGAACTGA
- a CDS encoding IS256 family transposase, with the protein MALDQSALLELLGELKDTDVTDRIRIATQKLYQELIDAEAAAAIGAAPFERTPERVTQRNGSRPKTVTTTAGQLDLRIPKLRAGSFFPSLLERRRRVDQALFAVVMEAYVHGVSTRKVDDLVRALGADTGISKSEVSRICVNLDEDVAAFRERPLDQMAYPYVFVDATYCKARVGRRVVSQAIVVAVGVAADGRREVLGFDVGDTESEPFWTDFFRSLKARGLSGVQLVVSDAHTGLMAAISTCFAGAAWQRCRVHFMRNVLARVPKVAGPMVAAIIRTIFVPRGKRELVRAQFDEVVTMLTRSHPAVADMLDDAREDLLAFAEFPPGHWQQIWSTNPLERLNKEIKRRTNVVGVFPNPAALLRLAGHVLIEQHDEWDSADRRYFSENSMKLLTAASIELEEVGIAAI; encoded by the coding sequence ATGGCTCTTGACCAGTCTGCCCTCCTCGAGCTGCTCGGGGAACTCAAGGACACCGATGTCACCGATCGGATCCGGATCGCGACGCAGAAGCTCTACCAGGAATTGATTGATGCCGAGGCCGCGGCGGCGATCGGCGCGGCCCCGTTTGAGCGGACTCCCGAGCGGGTGACGCAACGTAATGGCAGCCGGCCGAAGACGGTCACGACGACGGCCGGTCAGTTGGATCTGCGGATCCCGAAGCTGCGTGCCGGTTCGTTCTTTCCCTCGCTGCTCGAACGACGCCGTCGGGTCGACCAAGCGCTCTTCGCGGTGGTGATGGAGGCCTACGTTCACGGCGTCAGCACCCGCAAGGTCGACGACCTCGTCCGGGCGCTCGGTGCTGACACGGGTATCTCGAAGTCCGAGGTCTCACGGATCTGCGTCAATCTCGACGAGGACGTCGCCGCGTTCCGAGAGCGCCCGCTCGATCAGATGGCCTATCCGTATGTGTTCGTCGATGCGACCTACTGCAAAGCCAGAGTCGGCCGGCGGGTCGTGTCCCAGGCGATCGTGGTCGCGGTCGGCGTCGCCGCTGACGGCCGCCGTGAGGTCCTGGGATTCGACGTCGGAGACACCGAGTCCGAACCGTTCTGGACCGACTTCTTCCGCTCCCTGAAGGCCCGCGGCCTGTCCGGGGTCCAGCTGGTCGTCTCCGACGCCCACACCGGCCTGATGGCCGCGATCAGCACCTGCTTCGCCGGCGCTGCCTGGCAACGTTGCCGGGTCCACTTCATGCGCAACGTCCTCGCGCGAGTGCCCAAGGTCGCCGGCCCGATGGTCGCCGCGATCATCCGCACGATCTTCGTCCCACGCGGCAAGCGAGAGCTGGTCCGGGCCCAGTTCGACGAGGTCGTCACCATGCTCACCCGCTCCCATCCGGCGGTCGCGGACATGCTCGACGACGCCCGCGAAGACCTCCTCGCGTTCGCGGAGTTCCCACCAGGGCACTGGCAGCAGATCTGGTCGACCAACCCGCTGGAACGGTTGAACAAGGAGATCAAGCGCCGCACGAACGTCGTCGGCGTCTTCCCCAACCCCGCGGCCCTGCTGCGGCTCGCTGGACACGTCCTGATCGAGCAACACGACGAATGGGACAGCGCCGACCGCCGCTACTTCAGCGAGAACTCCATGAAGCTCCTGACCGCCGCATCCATCGAGCTCGAGGAGGTGGGCATCGCCGCGATCTGA
- a CDS encoding IS3 family transposase (programmed frameshift) has protein sequence MARPSRYPLELQERAVRMVIESRAEYESEYAAIKSISAKLGITSPESLRKWLRRAEVDDGVRPGKTSEELAEIRELKKEVAELRRANEILKSASGFLRGGARPPLPALIEFIESRKGEFGVEPICRVLSEHGLKIAPSTYYDNVSRRPSKRALRDGQIVALIEAERQRQKFVARFGARKMWLHLRGRGHDVARCTIERLYRQQGWEGARRRKKHRTTIADPSARRPADLVDRQFLATRPNQLWVADFTYVATWSGTVYVAFVFDVFSRRIVGWRAATRMKTDLVLDTLEHAIWTRSQGGVTDLTGLIHHTDAGSQYVSFAFTERLVEAGVDPSVGSVGDAYDNALAESQIGLFKSELIRPEGPWRGLEHVELETLNWVDWFNNERPHESIDDLTPVQAEEVHYAARNRLTPTG, from the exons ATGGCACGTCCCTCGAGGTATCCGCTTGAGTTGCAGGAGCGCGCGGTCCGGATGGTGATCGAGTCTCGGGCTGAGTATGAGTCGGAGTACGCGGCGATCAAGTCGATCTCGGCCAAGCTCGGGATCACGTCGCCGGAGTCACTGCGCAAGTGGTTGCGGCGGGCTGAGGTCGACGATGGTGTCCGCCCTGGCAAGACGTCCGAGGAGCTGGCGGAGATCCGTGAGCTGAAGAAGGAAGTCGCTGAGCTGCGGCGGGCGAACGAGATCTTGAAGAGCGCATCGG GCTTTCTTCGCGGCGGAGCTCGACCGCCCCTACCGGCACTGATCGAATTCATCGAGTCCCGCAAGGGTGAGTTCGGGGTCGAGCCGATCTGTCGCGTGCTGAGTGAGCACGGGTTGAAGATCGCCCCGTCGACTTACTACGACAACGTCTCGCGGCGACCGTCGAAGAGGGCGCTGCGTGATGGGCAGATCGTCGCGCTGATCGAGGCCGAGCGACAGCGGCAGAAGTTCGTGGCCAGGTTCGGTGCGCGCAAGATGTGGTTGCACTTGCGAGGGCGCGGACATGACGTCGCTCGGTGCACGATCGAGCGTCTCTATCGCCAGCAGGGCTGGGAAGGGGCACGGCGGCGCAAGAAGCACCGCACCACGATTGCCGACCCGTCAGCACGTCGGCCGGCGGATCTGGTCGATCGTCAGTTCCTCGCGACGCGGCCGAATCAGTTGTGGGTCGCGGACTTCACCTATGTCGCGACCTGGTCCGGGACGGTCTATGTCGCGTTCGTCTTCGACGTCTTCAGCCGCCGGATCGTGGGCTGGCGGGCAGCCACGAGGATGAAGACCGACCTGGTCTTGGACACCCTCGAGCACGCGATCTGGACCCGCTCCCAGGGCGGGGTCACCGACCTGACCGGGCTGATCCATCACACCGACGCCGGCAGTCAATACGTCTCGTTCGCGTTCACCGAGCGGCTCGTCGAGGCCGGCGTCGACCCCTCGGTCGGATCTGTCGGCGATGCCTACGACAACGCGTTGGCCGAGTCCCAGATCGGGCTGTTCAAGTCCGAGCTGATCCGCCCCGAGGGTCCCTGGCGGGGCCTGGAGCACGTCGAGCTCGAGACCCTGAACTGGGTCGACTGGTTCAACAACGAGCGCCCGCACGAATCGATCGACGACCTGACACCCGTCCAGGCCGAGGAAGTTCACTACGCTGCAAGAAACCGGCTCACGCCGACCGGCTGA